In the Clostridium cellulovorans 743B genome, AAACTTAAAGACATTACATATAGGCGAAGGAAATATAGATTTTGATAGATTCTTCTCTTTTTTAAGAAACAAAAATTTCTGTAGTACACTTACAGTAGAATCTACGTCTATGAGAAGTGATGGAAGTATAGAGATAGAAAAGCTAAATCAAAGTTTGGATTATATTCACAATAAGTTGTCATAAATTCATTAATCATAAAAATCTGACATACTCAATAGATAGCAGATAAGAAATAGCGTTAAGTAAGTTGTAGAAATCAACATCTTCTTTTTTGTTAGAGGTTTTGTGAATTAAAAGAAAGAAGATGTTGACTCATCTCATTTGGATTCTCAGCAATGTTGAGGTGGTACAAAGTCATGCAATCCGAATCATGATTTTGGTGACATATTCATTATCATTTTGTACAGCGAAACTGTCAACTATAGTATCTTCATAGGCATCGCCTACTAATGTTATACAATTATTCTTGGCATACTTCATTAAAATTGAATAGGCATTTTTAAGAGTGTTCCAGTTCCCAAGCCAGTTGATGCAAAGATAATTGCCAGCTGGCTTATTTAATAAGGACGTTCCACCGGATGGAGCTACCGTCTTGAAATAATAGCGATTGTATGTTGTGTAATCTTGATTTTGCCAAGAGGATTCTGGAAGGATGGAACCACATATATGACAATATAAATGACGTTCATCGGTATTAATTAGGGTTCCGGAAATAGTTTTATAAATTGTTTCGATGGAATCTTCTGTTGTTTCAGGGGTAGCAAGTAGATGTTCTTCTTGCTGGTATTCCGTATATATCGAATTAAGTGGAATCTGAAAGGATTGCTCCACATTATTTATATGATTCGAAAGCATTTGGTCTATTAGTTGAAGATTCTTTAATTTTTCCCTAAGAAGTCTTTGCTTCTCTTTAAGAAGAGAGTATAGATTCTCAGGAGAACGTGAAGTAAGATAATCCTTGATTTCATTTAACTTCATCCCAAGTTCACTCAAGGAAAGGATGATTTCCAATTCTGGACTTTGTTCATATGAGTAATAGCGGTATTCATTCTCACCTTTGATAGCTGGAGAAAAGAGATTAATTTCATCATAGTATTGTAACAAGCGTTTTGTTGTTTTGTGTAGTTTAGCCATTTGACCTGTTGTTAGAAGTAAATTATCTTGCATAATTATTCTCCTTGTTTTCAAGTTGTATAATTTATAATTTTTAAATTGACAGTCACGTAACGTGATATATTAAGATTCGAT is a window encoding:
- a CDS encoding MerR family transcriptional regulator translates to MQDNLLLTTGQMAKLHKTTKRLLQYYDEINLFSPAIKGENEYRYYSYEQSPELEIILSLSELGMKLNEIKDYLTSRSPENLYSLLKEKQRLLREKLKNLQLIDQMLSNHINNVEQSFQIPLNSIYTEYQQEEHLLATPETTEDSIETIYKTISGTLINTDERHLYCHICGSILPESSWQNQDYTTYNRYYFKTVAPSGGTSLLNKPAGNYLCINWLGNWNTLKNAYSILMKYAKNNCITLVGDAYEDTIVDSFAVQNDNEYVTKIMIRIA